From a region of the Candidatus Cloacimonas sp. genome:
- a CDS encoding radical SAM/SPASM domain-containing protein produces the protein MNTDYLSLAKAFLPKQRLWQTCGIGCNYFLSLALRKPMVHFYPPALMLEPTNICNLHCPLCLTGNGKLLRPKGMMSLSLFKKICREVQDKIGMLILWNQGEPFLNPDFYAMLEFAARKKFYTMTSTNASLELDNERIVKSGLQKIIVSMDGITADTYNKYRVNGNFELVLKNMQDIVRRKEKLPGSKPYLVWQFIVMKHNENEIEEVQKIAKELKVDKLEFKTAQIYSSEDLAFLPAGHKYNRYLQQGDNFILKTKLKNRCRRLWTQPVINWDGEMNICCYDKNGSIKIGNIQEHSFAELWRGEKMQKMRKAVLNNRSAFEICRNCGEGIVQKI, from the coding sequence ATGAATACAGATTACTTATCCCTGGCTAAGGCATTTTTGCCAAAACAGCGTTTATGGCAGACCTGTGGAATCGGCTGTAATTACTTTTTGTCCCTTGCGTTACGGAAACCGATGGTGCATTTTTATCCACCTGCCTTGATGCTGGAGCCGACAAATATTTGCAATTTACACTGTCCCTTATGCTTAACCGGAAATGGAAAATTGCTTCGTCCCAAGGGAATGATGTCTTTATCTCTTTTTAAGAAAATCTGCAGGGAAGTTCAAGATAAAATTGGGATGCTGATTTTATGGAATCAAGGCGAACCCTTTTTGAATCCTGATTTTTATGCAATGCTGGAATTTGCTGCCAGGAAAAAATTCTATACTATGACCTCCACTAATGCCAGTTTGGAGCTGGATAATGAACGCATTGTAAAAAGCGGTCTGCAAAAGATTATTGTTTCAATGGATGGAATTACGGCAGATACCTACAATAAATACCGGGTAAACGGCAATTTTGAACTCGTGCTGAAAAATATGCAGGACATAGTTCGCCGGAAAGAAAAATTACCTGGCAGCAAGCCCTATCTCGTTTGGCAGTTTATAGTTATGAAACATAACGAAAACGAAATTGAAGAAGTTCAAAAAATAGCAAAGGAACTTAAAGTTGATAAACTGGAATTCAAAACTGCCCAAATATATAGTTCCGAAGACCTTGCTTTTCTGCCTGCGGGACATAAATACAATCGTTATCTTCAACAGGGTGATAATTTTATTCTGAAAACAAAGTTGAAAAACCGCTGCAGACGGTTATGGACACAGCCAGTTATAAATTGGGACGGTGAAATGAATATCTGCTGTTACGATAAAAACGGCAGCATTAAAATTGGTAACATTCAAGAACACAGCTTTGCGGAACTTTGGAGAGGAGAAAAAATGCAGAAAATGCGTAAGGCAGTTTTAAATAATCGTTCTGCATTTGAAATTTGCCGCAATTGCGGAGAAGGAATTGTGCAAAAAATTTAA
- the ispG gene encoding flavodoxin-dependent (E)-4-hydroxy-3-methylbut-2-enyl-diphosphate synthase, translating to MQEIKRKQTRRIQLGNVPIGGGAPVSIQSMLSVKTSDLEKAIKQIQELESVGCDIIRCAIMDFDDAKAIKELKEIAKAPLVADIHFDYRLALAAIENGVDGLRINPGNIGKIEGVKALVASAEERNIPIRIGVNSGSLPKDLLQKYGVSAKSMVESALRHIRILEELNYYEIKISVKASSIPLTLESYRLLSNTCNYPLHLGVTEAGTVFRGSIKSSIALGILLEEGIGDTIRVSLTDNPVQEVKVAKEILTALGLRKGLNLISCPTCGRTRIDLIKLATEVEKALEPYSDYPLTIAVMGCAVNGPGEAKEADFGIAGGIKEGLLFAGGNVLKKVPEEFLVTELVAIVKDYITKH from the coding sequence ATGCAGGAAATAAAGCGTAAACAAACAAGGCGTATTCAATTAGGAAATGTTCCTATCGGTGGAGGTGCACCTGTAAGCATCCAATCAATGCTTTCAGTTAAAACATCCGATTTGGAAAAAGCCATCAAACAAATTCAGGAACTGGAATCCGTCGGTTGTGATATAATTCGTTGTGCCATTATGGATTTTGACGATGCCAAGGCAATAAAGGAACTGAAAGAAATTGCTAAAGCTCCTCTGGTGGCAGATATTCATTTTGATTACCGTTTGGCTCTTGCGGCGATAGAAAATGGAGTTGACGGTCTGCGTATCAATCCCGGCAACATAGGCAAAATTGAAGGTGTAAAAGCATTAGTTGCTTCCGCGGAAGAAAGAAATATTCCTATTCGCATTGGAGTAAATAGTGGTTCCCTGCCTAAGGATTTACTACAAAAATATGGAGTTAGTGCAAAATCAATGGTAGAATCAGCTTTACGGCATATAAGGATATTGGAAGAGCTGAATTACTATGAAATTAAGATCTCGGTTAAGGCATCCTCAATTCCTTTAACCTTGGAAAGTTACCGTCTTTTAAGCAATACCTGTAATTATCCCTTACATCTTGGAGTTACTGAAGCCGGGACTGTTTTTCGGGGTTCCATAAAAAGTTCTATTGCCTTGGGAATCCTTTTGGAAGAAGGGATTGGCGATACAATTAGAGTTTCTTTAACCGATAATCCCGTTCAGGAAGTGAAAGTTGCCAAAGAAATATTAACTGCTTTGGGCTTACGCAAAGGGCTAAATCTCATTTCCTGCCCCACTTGTGGAAGAACAAGAATAGACCTGATTAAATTGGCTACGGAAGTGGAAAAAGCACTGGAGCCCTATAGTGATTATCCTTTAACAATTGCTGTTATGGGTTGTGCGGTAAACGGACCCGGAGAAGCTAAAGAAGCAGATTTTGGCATTGCTGGAGGCATCAAAGAAGGTTTGCTATTTGCAGGCGGCAATGTGTTGAAAAAAGTGCCGGAAGAATTTTTGGTTACAGAACTTGTGGCTATAGTTAAGGATTATATCACTAAGCATTGA
- a CDS encoding chromate transporter encodes MKTLLKLFLTFFKIGAFTIGGAYAMIPLIKREVCQKNNWLSEDEFLDGLAASQSCPGPIAINLSIYIGFHLAKGKGMATAVLATILPSFITILIIAMLFQQFAEVTLVQKAFHSLRSAVVALIAVPLIQMSKQSGLALSNFWFPLCVALLVGVGKISPVYLILLTIAFAVYQGLRKRKE; translated from the coding sequence TTGAAGACACTGCTGAAACTATTTCTAACTTTCTTCAAAATAGGCGCTTTTACTATTGGCGGTGCTTATGCAATGATACCTTTAATAAAAAGAGAGGTCTGCCAGAAAAATAACTGGCTGAGCGAAGACGAATTTTTAGATGGACTTGCTGCTTCGCAAAGCTGTCCGGGACCTATAGCTATCAACCTCAGTATTTATATCGGTTTCCATCTGGCAAAAGGTAAAGGTATGGCAACTGCTGTTTTAGCCACAATTCTGCCTTCATTTATCACCATCCTTATAATAGCTATGCTGTTTCAGCAGTTTGCCGAAGTTACTTTAGTCCAAAAGGCATTTCATTCTTTGCGTTCTGCCGTTGTAGCTTTAATTGCGGTTCCGTTAATTCAGATGAGCAAACAAAGCGGATTAGCTCTATCCAATTTTTGGTTTCCGCTTTGTGTTGCCCTTTTAGTTGGTGTTGGGAAAATAAGCCCGGTTTATCTGATTTTGCTGACTATTGCCTTTGCTGTGTATCAGGGCTTAAGAAAGCGGAAAGAATGA
- a CDS encoding chromate transporter produces MIYLALFYTFFKIGLFSFGGGYAILAMINQEVVLKNAWLTHSQFMDIVAISQMTPGPIAINAATFIGYQKGGFLGSVLSTLGVIFPSLIIMTLITLTYIKLKNQPWFKNIFRKLRLLSLGLIAAAFIMIAGDAFRDLFSVLVFIASFIASWKFKLNPFYLLIGAAVIGIAFG; encoded by the coding sequence ATGATTTACCTGGCTCTTTTTTACACTTTTTTCAAAATTGGGCTTTTCAGTTTTGGTGGCGGATATGCCATTTTGGCAATGATCAATCAGGAAGTAGTGTTAAAAAATGCCTGGCTTACCCATTCCCAGTTTATGGATATTGTGGCTATTTCACAAATGACACCAGGTCCTATAGCAATTAACGCAGCTACTTTCATCGGTTATCAAAAAGGGGGTTTTTTAGGTTCAGTCCTTTCCACTTTAGGGGTAATATTCCCTTCCTTAATTATTATGACCCTGATTACATTAACCTATATCAAGCTTAAAAATCAACCCTGGTTCAAGAATATTTTCAGGAAGCTGCGGCTGTTATCTTTAGGGCTAATCGCTGCAGCTTTTATAATGATAGCTGGCGATGCCTTTCGTGACCTATTTTCCGTTTTAGTTTTTATTGCATCTTTTATAGCGAGCTGGAAATTTAAGCTCAATCCTTTCTATCTGCTAATTGGGGCAGCGGTTATAGGAATAGCGTTTGGCTAA
- a CDS encoding glycogen/starch/alpha-glucan phosphorylase: MNKAFGEKLSHLSIEGTAEEIVHRFIEHLKYDLGKDGYSASPYDCYVSFASAVKDILLDRWLITQPREYALQRKRVYYLSLEYLIGRSLGNAILNLDIQQQSIKALTDMGFDLSLLSELEWDAGLGNGGLGRLAACFLDSMATLKIPAYGYGIRYEYGIFFQHILNGEQIETPDNWLRYGSVWEIAHPSRLFPVSFGGIVKEEITADNNKKMDWIPDETVMAMAYDYLVPGFQNNYVNTLRLWSAKSSREFNLAYFNEGDYMQAVAEKNHGEMISKVLYPNDNKMQGKELRLRQEYFFVSATLQDIIRRFLKKENDLRKLPEKAAVQLNDTHPAIAVAELMRILVDEKNLPWETAWEITTKCIAFTNHTILPEALEKWQVLLFEKLLPRHLQIIYEINERFLSSIRITGLYDDDFIRRVSLIEEEPVKSIRMANLAIVGSHSINGVSELHTGILKHLVFKDFYALWQEKFNNQTNGITPRRWLLLCNPRLSNLLTQAIGSSWKKDLQELTKLNKYKNDSTFLEDLGEIKRQNKLEFCKYYEDLHKRKLNPDSIFDFQAKRIHEYKRQLLNALGIIHLINQIRDGHTPFHQSFFFAGKAAPGYFIAKLIIRFICAIGDYIEKDKELSRYLSVIFLPNYRVTLAERIMPPAEISRQISLAGTEASGTGNMKFALNGALTIGTLDGANIEIRDAVGEENFFLFGMTAAEVKNLQESGYHPYEMMHQNEDIKRIIDFIASDELSPLNPGLFSPLTDLLLFQGDKYCLIADLPDFIRVNAEAVTVYKDKQKWNRMSLANIANMGKFSSDETIKGYAKDIWGV; this comes from the coding sequence ATGAATAAGGCATTTGGCGAAAAGCTTTCTCATCTTAGCATTGAGGGAACTGCCGAAGAAATTGTCCATCGTTTTATTGAACATCTCAAATATGATTTGGGTAAAGATGGATATTCGGCTTCACCTTATGATTGTTATGTAAGTTTTGCTTCCGCAGTAAAGGATATTCTGTTAGACCGCTGGTTGATAACTCAACCCCGGGAATATGCTTTGCAGCGGAAAAGGGTCTATTATTTATCCTTGGAATATTTAATCGGTCGTTCTTTAGGCAATGCCATTCTCAATCTTGATATTCAGCAACAAAGTATTAAAGCCCTTACCGATATGGGTTTTGACCTCTCTCTGCTAAGCGAATTGGAATGGGATGCCGGTTTGGGAAATGGCGGCTTAGGTCGTCTTGCTGCCTGTTTTTTGGATTCTATGGCAACTTTGAAAATTCCGGCTTACGGTTATGGGATTCGCTATGAATATGGCATATTCTTTCAGCATATCCTTAACGGAGAACAAATTGAAACACCTGATAACTGGTTGCGATATGGTTCTGTTTGGGAAATTGCCCATCCCTCTCGTCTTTTTCCTGTTTCTTTTGGAGGCATAGTAAAAGAGGAAATAACTGCGGATAATAACAAAAAAATGGATTGGATACCGGACGAAACCGTGATGGCTATGGCTTATGATTATTTGGTACCCGGGTTTCAAAACAACTATGTGAATACTTTACGCTTATGGAGTGCTAAAAGCAGCCGGGAATTTAACTTGGCATATTTTAACGAAGGTGATTATATGCAGGCAGTAGCGGAAAAAAATCATGGTGAAATGATTTCCAAAGTCCTCTATCCTAATGATAACAAAATGCAGGGAAAGGAATTGCGTTTGCGCCAGGAGTATTTTTTTGTAAGCGCTACTCTGCAAGATATTATTCGCCGGTTTCTGAAAAAAGAAAATGATTTACGCAAACTTCCTGAAAAAGCTGCCGTTCAGCTGAACGATACTCATCCCGCTATTGCCGTTGCGGAATTGATGAGAATTTTAGTGGATGAAAAAAACTTGCCTTGGGAAACTGCCTGGGAAATAACAACTAAATGTATAGCTTTTACAAATCATACGATTTTGCCTGAAGCGCTGGAAAAATGGCAGGTGCTTCTTTTTGAAAAGCTATTACCCCGGCATTTACAAATTATCTATGAAATCAATGAGCGTTTTCTTTCCTCTATAAGGATTACGGGTTTATACGATGATGATTTTATTCGGCGGGTTTCCTTAATTGAAGAAGAACCTGTAAAAAGCATCCGTATGGCAAATTTGGCTATAGTTGGCTCACATAGCATAAACGGTGTTTCCGAATTGCATACCGGAATTTTGAAACACTTGGTCTTTAAGGATTTTTATGCTCTTTGGCAGGAAAAATTCAATAATCAAACCAATGGCATAACACCTCGCAGATGGTTGCTGCTTTGCAATCCGCGTTTAAGCAATTTGCTAACTCAGGCAATCGGTTCTTCCTGGAAAAAGGACTTGCAAGAACTTACAAAACTGAATAAGTATAAGAACGACAGCACATTCCTGGAAGACCTGGGAGAAATTAAAAGGCAAAATAAACTGGAATTCTGCAAGTATTATGAAGACCTGCATAAACGCAAGCTTAATCCGGACTCCATCTTTGATTTTCAGGCAAAACGCATTCATGAATATAAACGCCAGCTCTTGAATGCCTTGGGGATTATCCATCTGATAAATCAAATCCGGGACGGACACACTCCCTTTCATCAAAGTTTCTTCTTTGCCGGAAAAGCAGCTCCCGGTTATTTTATTGCCAAATTAATCATCCGTTTTATTTGTGCTATTGGAGATTACATTGAAAAGGATAAAGAACTCTCCCGCTACTTAAGTGTTATATTTTTACCCAATTATCGCGTAACTTTGGCAGAAAGAATTATGCCCCCGGCAGAAATTTCCCGCCAAATATCCCTTGCCGGAACAGAAGCTTCCGGAACAGGAAATATGAAATTTGCCCTCAATGGAGCTCTTACTATCGGAACTTTGGATGGTGCCAATATAGAAATTCGGGATGCCGTTGGAGAGGAAAATTTCTTCCTCTTCGGAATGACGGCTGCAGAAGTGAAAAATTTGCAGGAAAGCGGTTACCATCCTTATGAAATGATGCACCAAAATGAAGATATTAAGCGCATCATAGATTTTATTGCCTCCGACGAACTGAGCCCTCTAAATCCAGGATTGTTCTCTCCGCTAACTGATTTACTGCTGTTTCAAGGAGATAAATATTGCCTGATAGCTGATTTACCTGATTTTATCAGGGTTAATGCTGAAGCCGTAACGGTCTATAAAGATAAACAAAAATGGAATAGAATGTCCTTAGCTAACATTGCCAATATGGGAAAATTCTCTTCCGACGAAACCATAAAGGGATATGCAAAAGACATTTGGGGTGTTTGA
- a CDS encoding four helix bundle protein, with amino-acid sequence MSACKDQKIGQDKMELAANIYKLCNELPAEERFGLVQEMTQTALAIAANYANDIELSDSKDDTDYSDIVAGKLARLETQIELAKRLGYLDEDKTNNVFKQIDLVRSQLTELNKDGKTDEATT; translated from the coding sequence ATGAGTGCCTGTAAAGACCAGAAAATAGGTCAAGACAAAATGGAGTTAGCGGCAAATATATATAAATTATGCAATGAACTTCCTGCAGAAGAAAGATTTGGCTTAGTTCAGGAAATGACTCAAACGGCTTTAGCAATAGCCGCTAATTATGCTAATGACATAGAACTGTCCGATAGTAAAGATGATACTGATTATTCAGATATTGTTGCCGGTAAATTGGCAAGGTTAGAAACCCAGATAGAATTAGCCAAAAGATTAGGTTATCTTGATGAAGATAAAACAAATAATGTCTTTAAGCAGATAGATTTAGTTCGGTCTCAGCTTACCGAGCTCAATAAAGATGGTAAAACTGATGAAGCAACAACCTAA
- the der gene encoding ribosome biogenesis GTPase Der yields MRKYIVSIVGRPNVGKSTLFNRLCRKRSAIVDFEAGITRDRKYEDVEWNGKIFKLVDTGGIVFNSVETIDNMVRHQVMLAIEESDLIIFMVDAQTGTTDIDKEIAKILYPHKDKVMLVANKADNEKYEWEVYDFLQLGFGDAFPVSASQGRNTGDFLDIVTERISGTQSTLQAEEKSSATSIAVVGKPNVGKSSIVNLLLGNPKLIVTEIPGTTRDAIDSPFRYHNKDYMLIDTAGLRKKTRINYGVEYFSTLRTIEAIDRADIVILVLTAEEELSVQDIKIASYAKRRMKEIMVVYNKWDLVEKETNTINKYLKELYFQMPFLQFAPVLFISAKTTQRIHRIMETVAKIEEESEKRISTSELNRFMETVIMHRPPTHPSGRHIKIFYITQAAVKPPTFIFFCNTPALITENYRRYLHNQLREMFKFEGVSIKLIFKGRKKEEDKLELQ; encoded by the coding sequence ATGAGAAAATACATAGTTTCTATTGTGGGTCGTCCTAATGTAGGAAAATCCACTCTTTTTAATCGTTTATGTAGAAAGCGTTCTGCCATAGTTGATTTTGAAGCCGGCATTACCAGAGACCGTAAGTATGAAGATGTGGAGTGGAACGGCAAAATATTTAAGCTGGTAGATACCGGGGGCATCGTTTTTAACAGTGTTGAAACTATAGATAATATGGTTCGGCATCAAGTAATGTTAGCCATTGAGGAAAGCGATTTAATTATATTTATGGTGGATGCTCAAACCGGCACAACGGATATTGACAAAGAAATTGCCAAAATTCTCTATCCACATAAAGATAAGGTGATGCTTGTAGCCAATAAAGCTGATAACGAAAAATACGAATGGGAGGTCTATGATTTCCTGCAGCTTGGTTTTGGTGATGCTTTTCCTGTTTCTGCTTCTCAGGGTCGTAATACAGGCGATTTTTTAGATATTGTAACTGAACGCATTTCCGGAACCCAATCTACTTTACAGGCAGAAGAAAAATCCTCTGCAACCAGTATTGCGGTTGTAGGAAAACCCAATGTTGGCAAAAGTTCTATCGTAAACCTGCTTTTGGGAAATCCGAAATTGATTGTAACTGAAATTCCAGGCACAACCAGAGATGCTATAGACAGCCCTTTTCGCTATCATAATAAAGATTATATGCTAATTGACACGGCAGGGCTAAGAAAAAAGACCAGAATTAACTACGGCGTGGAATATTTTTCCACTTTAAGAACAATTGAGGCAATTGACCGTGCGGACATAGTTATTTTAGTGCTTACCGCAGAGGAAGAACTTAGCGTGCAGGATATTAAAATTGCCAGCTATGCCAAACGCAGAATGAAAGAAATTATGGTGGTTTATAATAAATGGGATTTGGTAGAAAAAGAAACCAATACCATCAATAAGTATCTGAAGGAATTGTATTTCCAGATGCCCTTTCTGCAATTTGCTCCTGTGCTTTTTATTTCTGCTAAAACAACTCAGCGCATTCATCGGATAATGGAAACAGTGGCTAAAATTGAGGAAGAAAGCGAAAAGCGGATTTCTACTTCGGAACTGAATCGTTTTATGGAAACAGTTATTATGCATAGACCTCCAACTCATCCCAGCGGCAGACACATAAAAATATTCTATATTACACAGGCAGCGGTGAAACCACCAACTTTTATTTTCTTTTGCAATACGCCTGCATTGATAACGGAAAATTATCGCCGTTATCTTCATAATCAGTTAAGAGAAATGTTCAAATTTGAAGGAGTTAGCATCAAACTAATCTTCAAGGGACGCAAAAAAGAAGAGGATAAACTTGAGCTTCAGTAA
- the plsY gene encoding glycerol-3-phosphate 1-O-acyltransferase PlsY, whose protein sequence is MSFSNILPWLMLLLAYFWGSIPFGLLAGKIFYHKDIRKEGSGNIGATNALRAFGTVTGFFVLLLDMVKGYLPVILAISLLGKGSPFIALTALFVILGHIFPVYLGFKGGKGVATAAGAFLALMPVSLLFALLAFIIVAAVFRYVSVASICAAFVLEGHCFYRLLKIGKPDYATLILVTIVVLMIITKHKSNLERLVNKTEPKLKFTKKGN, encoded by the coding sequence TTGAGCTTCAGTAATATTCTACCTTGGCTTATGCTGTTACTTGCCTATTTTTGGGGAAGCATTCCCTTCGGGTTGTTAGCTGGTAAAATATTTTACCATAAAGATATCCGTAAAGAAGGCAGTGGCAATATCGGCGCTACAAATGCTTTAAGAGCTTTTGGCACGGTTACGGGATTTTTTGTTTTGCTCTTGGATATGGTAAAGGGTTATCTTCCTGTTATATTAGCAATTTCACTTTTAGGAAAGGGTAGCCCCTTTATTGCGTTAACGGCGCTTTTTGTTATTTTAGGGCATATTTTTCCTGTATATTTAGGTTTTAAAGGTGGAAAAGGGGTAGCAACCGCTGCCGGCGCTTTTTTGGCTTTAATGCCTGTCAGTTTACTTTTTGCTTTGCTTGCTTTTATCATTGTGGCAGCAGTTTTCCGTTATGTATCTGTAGCTTCCATTTGCGCAGCTTTTGTATTGGAAGGGCATTGTTTTTATCGGTTACTGAAAATTGGAAAACCAGATTATGCCACTTTGATTTTAGTAACGATAGTGGTTCTAATGATTATCACCAAACATAAAAGCAATCTGGAGCGCTTAGTTAATAAAACCGAACCCAAGCTGAAATTTACAAAAAAAGGAAATTAG
- the purF gene encoding amidophosphoribosyltransferase yields the protein MCGIIGVFGNDNAARIAALGLFAEQHRGQESCGMAVSDGLLIRLHKRMGLVKEVFHDEQLNALPGKIAIGHVRYPTKGSATEFNTQPHLVETLSGPCYALASNGDIVNYEQVRQMLEKEKVYFKSDNDGELLVKYIAYRILHHKDKIGDAIRNLMKDIKGAYSSVLCTPTELYMFRDPYSIRPMIWGKTPEGTVIVASESCALDTLGVQDRQEVPPAGIIRISDSTIEVLDNDPNLYREGKREKHCIFEQIYFSRPDSFHFGENVYAVREKIGAALAMQDEGLNPDLVVPVPDSSNFIGLGYANQSGIPLSLGLIRNHYIGRTFIKPEQTVRDESVRQKFNVLPNFFTGKRIVLIDDSIVRGTTIRKIVKLIKDAGAKEIHLRIGSPQIKHSCYYGIDTPNAQELVANRRTLNEIREITGVDSLKHLSLSDLQTCVHCAENYCYACFDGNYPVGVYNAPN from the coding sequence ATGTGTGGAATAATTGGCGTTTTCGGAAACGATAACGCTGCCCGAATTGCTGCCCTCGGTCTTTTTGCAGAACAGCACAGAGGGCAGGAAAGTTGCGGAATGGCAGTTAGCGATGGCTTGTTAATTCGTTTGCACAAAAGGATGGGCTTAGTAAAAGAGGTTTTTCACGATGAACAGCTTAATGCCTTGCCCGGAAAAATAGCCATCGGGCATGTGCGTTATCCTACAAAAGGCAGTGCCACGGAATTTAACACCCAACCTCATTTAGTGGAAACTCTTTCCGGACCTTGTTATGCTCTTGCCTCCAATGGTGATATTGTTAATTATGAGCAGGTGCGGCAGATGCTGGAAAAGGAAAAGGTCTATTTTAAAAGTGACAACGATGGTGAACTGCTGGTTAAATATATTGCCTATCGTATCTTACACCATAAAGACAAGATTGGTGATGCAATCAGGAATTTGATGAAGGATATTAAAGGTGCTTATTCCAGTGTTCTGTGCACCCCCACGGAACTTTATATGTTTCGCGATCCCTATAGCATTAGACCTATGATTTGGGGTAAAACTCCTGAAGGAACTGTGATAGTTGCCTCCGAAAGCTGTGCTTTGGATACTTTGGGAGTGCAGGATAGACAAGAAGTGCCTCCTGCAGGAATTATCAGGATTAGCGATAGCACAATTGAGGTCTTGGATAACGACCCCAATCTCTATCGGGAAGGAAAGAGAGAAAAACACTGCATCTTTGAACAAATATATTTTTCTCGTCCCGATAGTTTTCACTTCGGGGAAAATGTTTATGCCGTGCGGGAAAAGATTGGTGCAGCTTTGGCTATGCAAGATGAAGGGCTAAATCCTGATTTGGTAGTTCCTGTTCCCGATTCATCCAATTTTATCGGTCTGGGTTATGCCAATCAAAGCGGAATTCCCCTTTCTTTGGGTTTAATTCGTAATCACTATATCGGCAGAACTTTTATCAAGCCGGAACAGACAGTCCGCGATGAAAGCGTCCGCCAGAAATTTAATGTCCTGCCCAATTTCTTTACCGGTAAAAGGATTGTTTTAATTGATGACAGCATTGTGCGGGGAACTACTATCCGCAAAATTGTGAAACTGATTAAAGATGCCGGTGCAAAGGAAATTCACTTAAGAATAGGCAGTCCGCAAATAAAACACAGTTGCTATTATGGTATTGATACCCCCAATGCGCAAGAATTAGTTGCCAACCGTAGAACTTTAAATGAAATTCGGGAAATTACCGGAGTAGATTCCTTAAAGCACTTATCGTTAAGTGATCTGCAAACCTGTGTGCACTGTGCTGAAAATTATTGTTATGCGTGTTTTGACGGAAATTATCCTGTTGGAGTTTATAATGCACCAAATTAA
- the rfaE1 gene encoding D-glycero-beta-D-manno-heptose-7-phosphate kinase yields the protein MHQIKPEKLNKILESFPSRRIIVIGDIMLDEYLWGKVQRISPEAPVPIVEINNTDYRLGGAANAAVNLNALGAEVNLVGVCGKDSQARIILQQLKRRKMSTAGIFLVPSRPTTLKTRIGSVSQQIVRLDREETSMLDSGMQKEILAYLAEVIPLCDALIIEDYDKGLLSHSLIKEVLHLAGKYNKMVAVDPKYLNFSAYCNVEIFKPNYRELEMYLGRGLADNTEFERVTADLRQKMNIQQFVVTKGSEGMYLFSGKKPVQHLPSFAREVYDVSGAGDTVISALTLAYLYNRDIETAALIANHSAAVAVAKKGTASVTIEEIRDSFNAPK from the coding sequence ATGCACCAAATTAAACCCGAAAAACTGAATAAAATCCTGGAAAGCTTTCCCAGCCGTCGGATAATTGTTATCGGCGATATTATGCTGGATGAATATCTCTGGGGAAAAGTGCAACGCATCTCTCCGGAAGCCCCTGTTCCCATTGTAGAAATAAACAATACTGATTACCGTTTGGGAGGTGCAGCTAATGCAGCTGTAAATCTCAATGCTCTTGGCGCAGAGGTTAATTTAGTGGGGGTTTGCGGAAAAGACAGTCAAGCCAGGATTATTTTGCAGCAATTGAAGAGAAGAAAAATGTCCACCGCAGGAATTTTCCTTGTTCCTTCCCGCCCCACTACTTTAAAAACCAGAATCGGTTCTGTGAGCCAACAGATTGTGCGTTTGGATAGAGAAGAGACCTCTATGTTAGATAGCGGTATGCAAAAAGAAATTCTTGCCTATCTGGCTGAAGTTATTCCGCTATGCGATGCCCTGATAATTGAGGACTATGATAAAGGGCTGCTTAGCCATAGTTTGATAAAAGAGGTTTTACATCTGGCAGGAAAATATAACAAAATGGTAGCGGTTGACCCTAAATATTTGAATTTTAGTGCTTATTGCAATGTGGAAATCTTTAAACCAAACTATCGTGAACTGGAAATGTATCTGGGCAGGGGGCTTGCCGATAACACAGAATTTGAAAGAGTTACAGCTGATTTGAGGCAAAAAATGAATATTCAACAATTTGTGGTGACCAAAGGGAGTGAAGGAATGTATCTTTTTTCGGGGAAAAAGCCCGTGCAGCATTTACCCAGCTTCGCGCGTGAGGTCTATGATGTTTCCGGAGCTGGAGATACAGTTATCAGTGCTTTAACTTTGGCTTATCTATATAACCGGGATATTGAAACTGCTGCCTTAATAGCCAATCATTCTGCTGCTGTGGCTGTAGCCAAGAAAGGAACTGCCAGTGTAACGATTGAAGAGATTCGGGATAGTTTTAATGCTCCAAAATAA